The following proteins come from a genomic window of Micromonospora zamorensis:
- a CDS encoding NfeD family protein, whose protein sequence is MGTLIFLIIGGAGIGVLALALLGTELFQFGHADVDGPISVETVAGFAGAFGFGAAIVNELLGARTPGMVVGAAVGGVLAAVPTAWLASRLSRAARNMRTDPTPTRDDLVGALGLVVTPVPVGGYGEVRIRLAGQPVKLSARADQPIPVGAQVFVVQALSETSVQVETY, encoded by the coding sequence ATGGGGACGCTCATCTTTCTGATCATCGGCGGGGCGGGCATCGGTGTGCTCGCGCTCGCCCTGCTCGGCACCGAGCTGTTCCAGTTCGGGCACGCAGACGTCGACGGGCCGATCTCGGTCGAGACGGTCGCCGGCTTCGCCGGCGCGTTCGGCTTCGGCGCGGCCATCGTCAACGAACTGCTCGGTGCGCGTACCCCTGGCATGGTGGTCGGCGCGGCGGTCGGCGGCGTGCTCGCGGCCGTGCCCACCGCCTGGTTGGCGTCCCGACTCAGCCGGGCGGCGCGGAACATGCGCACCGACCCCACCCCCACCCGCGACGATCTGGTCGGTGCGCTCGGCCTGGTCGTCACCCCGGTGCCGGTTGGCGGCTACGGCGAGGTACGGATTCGTCTCGCCGGTCAACCGGTCAAGCTCAGCGCCCGTGCGGACCAGCCGATACCGGTCGGCGCCCAGGTCTTCGTGGTGCAGGCGCTCAGCGAGACCAGCGTGCAGGTCGAAACCTACTGA